Proteins from a genomic interval of Fusarium oxysporum Fo47 chromosome I, complete sequence:
- a CDS encoding ARS binding protein 2-domain-containing protein, whose protein sequence is MPSPASVNNATGPSPSPPAPSPAQTQPPPQPGASGAGSAAPPTTRPGLPDRSVSENTVEDAYVDFILFCNPAVPLSTDTTSLREAFRNPPRSGGKSFSTFAIYELVRKFYNSEIRTWTELTTKLGVEPPDPNKEESAQKVAQYGVRLKKWMNSMHVKAFFEYLMDIPNDYWTRIPTDSNPTSQPIRDGVAIEDDMALRALFPHIRPKRGRKRPVDDDTATSPAQRSHLAPSSAVEAVSGPMSMSLSADPTKLSAAPWTPSDASQQTPLFRWPQSAITPNSRKSFWDDALEPQSAVTPSKPRLTTQRRGPKNVSSAWRPGVPNGGVKPRGRPPMNRTPIDASLPPFSTTATTTAPEEPVAPICTPPVSAPGADSGQSENSFSIPSITSQPHPTPAPPRPSRPSISLQVPERPSGSVRLATPPPVVVINGPSETQAPPPHTYVGTSSNFARATNEVTTSRQQQAEDTMSQQKDVPRLYFERLEERTNVDEVIGYMMRSLFGANWLDAEGNPTHTCSTTEAMAIVNSVLEDLYRKAASPDMFLINLAAMTGGGYLLAGTTKLKRVGVQDGAMKYTCEWIYGLGHLRGQYQMEIAVPVEMLEDSKEPSPEATSAESASKLSADEWQAKYEKLLEELDKKDKTFMDLRMKVTDILRGVPKK, encoded by the exons ATGCCGTCACCTGCCTCTGTCAACAACGCAACCGGGCCCTCTCCGTCACCTCCGGCTCCGAGTCCGGCCCAGACTCAGCCTCCACCTCAGCCCGGCGCATCGGGGGCCGGATCCGCTGCGCCTCCGACCACGCGCCCGGGCCTTCCGGACCGTAGCGTTTCCGAGAACACGGTAGAGGATGCTTACGTTGACTTTATTCTCTTTTGCAATCCGGCAGTGCCGCTCTCTACAGACACGACAAGTCTGAGAGAGGCATTCCGTAATCCTCCTCGCAGCGGCGGCAAGTCCTTCAGCACATTCGCCATCTATGAGCTCGTCCGCAAGTTTTACAACAGCGAGATCCGGACATGGACAGAATTGACTACaaagcttggtgttgagcccCCAGACCCAAACAAGGAGGAGAGTGCCCAGAAAGTTGCACAGTATGGCGTGAGATTAAAG AAGTGGATGAATTCCATGCACGTCAAGGCATTTTTCGAGTATCTGATGGACATTCCGAATGATTACTGGACAAGGATCCCTACTGACAGTAACCCTACAAGCCAGCCCATCCGCGATGGTGTGGCTATCGAGGATGACATGGCTCTGAGGGCTCTTTTCCCACACATACGGCCAAAGAGAGGTAGAAAGCGTCCCGTCGACGATGACACAGCCACTTCTCCCGCTCAGAGATCTCACCTTGCACCGTCATCAGCTGTTGAGGCCGTAAGCGGTCCTATGTCAATGTCATTGTCAGCAGATCCCACGAAGCTAAGCGCTGCACCGTGGACTCCGAGTGATGCTTCTCAGCAGACGCCTCTATTTCGGTGGCCGCAGTCTGCTATTACACCGAACTCGAGGAAATCTTTCTGGGACGATGCTCTTGAGCCACAGTCTGCTGTTACACCGTCGAAGCCGAGACTTACGACGCAGCGCAGAGGGCCCAAGAATGTGTCTTCTGCCTGGAGACCCGGAGTTCCCAACGGTGGTGTCAAACCACGAGGACGGCCACCGATGAATAGAACTCCTATAGATGCTTCTCTGCCTCCGTTTTCTACCACGGCCACCACAACGGCCCCTGAGGAACCCGTAGCCCCCATTTGTACTCCGCCAGTCTCAGCTCCCGGGGCAGATAGTGGACAGTCAGAGAATAGTTTCTCGATCCCCTCGATAACATCACAGCCGCATCCTACCCCTGCTCCACCGAGGCCTTCTCGCCCGAGTATATCTTTACAAGTCCCCGAAAGACCATCAGGCAGTGTTAGACTTGCAACTCCTCCCCCAGTCGTGGTCATCAACGGCCCCAGTGAAActcaggctcctcctccgcaTACATACGTCGGAACATCATCGAACTTTGCAAGAGCTACGAACGAAGTGACTACGTCACGCCAGCAGCAAGCTGAGGATACAATGTCACAACAAAAGGATGTTCCGAGGTTGTATTTCGAGAGGCTTGAAGAACGTACGAACGTGGATGAGGTTATCGGTTATATGATGCGCAGTCTCTTCGGGGCAAATTGGCTCGATGCTGAAGGAAATCCAACACATACATGCTCAACGACTGAAGCGATGGCGATCGTCAACTCGGTTCTCGAAGACTTGTACAGAAAGGCAGCATCACCGGACATGTTTTTGATCAACCTAGCTGCCATGACAGGAGGCGGGTACCTCCTAGCCGGGACGACGAAACTCAAACGCGTTGGCGTGCAAGACGGTGCGATGAAGTATACTTGTGAATGGATATATGGTCTAGGTCATCTCAGGGGTCAATATCAGATGGAAATTGCTGTACCTGTGGAGATGCTTGAGGATTCTAAAGAGCCGAGTCCCGAAGCTACGTCTGCGGAATCAGCATCCAAGTTATCTGCGGATGAGTGGCAGGCTAAGTATGAGAAGCTGCTTGAAGAGTTGGATAAGAAGGATAAGACGTTTATGGATCTGAGGATGAAGGTGACGGATATTCTGAGGGGTGTACCTAAGAAATGA
- a CDS encoding Sds3-like-domain-containing protein, which yields MAANEAAALTNMANRSDRRSPAPASQSKRDRKRQALIERLSSMTDKFHRERDMTYRDQLQKIQFDINLVQRFDPYDPKVLEVISELQKEHTNTRGPPVNAEDARSLLDMAGIRFSDFVDEVEDLVEIRDFQLAQSKNEYDRRREEYRNTYDYKVETAKREHRALTNTLRDRLVNTLTHKKNRLNREKEVLEINDSNALLLNPNQFSLTNPASPGGPHGKRATRLRKDADDLQMYSDNKKRKRNAGDDDGSPAPTRRALDNHNTTPLWQSEKARAAAKQNGPIYSIDKLFTDKELSLNYNTAALAAHQYILRNRVSGGGSPEDSDSGNGEANGDQDADSQPSAPAMERSVSHATRSTRGGNLLDDKILGLEGITNFEVHNLDILHAHEPPKMPPPVPQQYLKPYPRTADQNFPVPLSNDDITSDLTIMGFFKQYDAAHKPGAHLDRPTGMRRVLAAVSIPYQHSRYVAFTSAPREDPEYVRDSLGLPALSSLRDQPSPAHAGAATSVAALSSAAVPMSRQSSAGGVAMSRQGSSSTRGKGRKN from the exons ATGGCCGCCAACGAAGCAGCGGCCCTTACAAACATGGCCAACCGATCCGACCGACGCTCTCCTGCTCCCGCTTCCCAGTCAAAAAGAgatcgcaagcgacaagctcTTATAGAGAGACTCTCTAGCATGACCGATAAGTTCCACCGGGAAAGGGACATGACATATCGCGATCAGCTCCAGAAGATCCAGTTCGACATCAATCTCGTCCAGCGCTTCGACCCTTACGATCCAAAGGTCCTTGAGGTCATCTCTGAACTCCAGAAGGAGCACACCAACACACGAGGTCCTCCGGTCAACGCCGAAGATGCCCGAAGCTTGCTTGACATGGCTGGCATTCGATTCTCTGACTTCGTTGACGAAGTCGAGGATTTGGTAGAAATTCGTGACTTTCAGCTGGCGCAGTCAAAA AATGAATACGACCGACGACGAGAAGAATATAGAAACACTTACGACTACAAGGTTGAGACCGCCAAGCGCGAGCACCGAGCCCTTACCAACACCCTTCGAGATCGATTGGTCAATACCCTCACCCACAAGAAGAACCGGTTGAACCGCGAGAAAGAGGTTTTGGAGATTAATGATTCCAATGCCTTGCTACTCAACCCCAATCAGTTCAGCTTGACCAATCCTGCGAGCCCCGGTGGTCCCCATGGAAAGCGAGCCACACGTCTGCGCAAGGACGCCGACGATCTGCAGATGTATTCCGACAAcaagaagcgcaagcgaAACGCCGGCGATGACGACGGCTCACCTGCCCCGACACGACGAGCCCTCGACAACCACAATACAACACCACTCTGGCAGTCTGAGAAGGCTCGTGCTGCTGCTAAGCAGAACGGACCTATCTACAGCATTGACAAGCTTTTCACTGACAAGGAGCTGTCGCTAAACTATAACACTGCTGCCCTTGCTGCGCACCAGTACATTCTTCGCAACCGTGTCAGTGGCGGCGGCTCTCCCGAAGACAGCGATTCCGGCAATGGTGAGGCCAATGGCGATCAGGACGCCGATTCTCAACCATCTGCCCCAGCTATGGAGCGCTCCGTCTCGCACGCCACCCGTAGCACTCGTGGCGGCAATTTGCTTGACGACAAGATTTTAGGTCTTGAGGGTATCACCAATTTCGAAGTTCACAACTTGGATATTCTCCACGCCCACGAACCCCCCAAGATGCCTCCTCCGGTTCCCCAGCAATACCTCAAGCCCTACCCTCGTACAGCGGACCAGAACTTCCCTGTACCTCTGTCTAATGACGATATCACTTCTGATCTTACGATCAtgggcttcttcaagcaatACGACGCAGCACACAAGCCTGGAGCTCACCTTGATCGCCCAACTGGAATGCGCCGGGTTCTCGCTGCTGTATCAATACCTTACCAGCATTCACGATATGTCGCTTTTACTAGCGCCCCTAGAGAAGACCCGGAATATGTTCGCGATTCATTGGGTCTACCAGCTCTCAGCAGCCTTCGAGATCAGCCAAGCCCAGCACATGCTGGTGCAGCTACTTCAGTAGCAGCTCTGTCCAGCGCCGCAGTGCCTATGAGTCGCCAGAGCAGTGCCGGCGGAGTTGCCATGAGCCGCCAGGGTAGCAGCAGTACGCGTGGCAAGGGACGTAAGAACTAG
- a CDS encoding and other transporter-domain-containing protein — translation MAPNRGEDDIERLSRTTNEYPSSSMIEHARRPSEAYVNLHANIEAKIKNPLWGLPRARLLADVDDFCRKKELEQYRPLIRKGALVAQDPTGYEDIDGDEKLDDTEIQALRDEILHKWRVPFVLYLTVATCSIGAAVQGWDQTGSNGANLEFPYAFNIGSESIHDKLLVGLVNSAPYIGTALFGCWLSDPLNSRWGRRGTIFFSANFCLWPVIGSAFCNSWRQLFACRVLLGIGMGTKASTVPIFAAENSPAPIRGAFVMSWQMWTAFGIFLGTCANVAVTKIGHNAWRFQLGSAFIPAVPLMCLIYFCPESPRWYMKKNRYQDAMKSLLRLRNHPIQAARDLYYIHAQLEVELDFIGEAHYAKRFIELFTIPRVRRATVASFVVMIAQQMCGINIIAFYSTSVFRDAGADDNQALLASMGFGLVNFVFAWPAIWTIDTFGRRSLLLFTFPQMAWTLLAAGLCTLIPGTGGAHMALVAFFVYLFAAFYSPGEGPVPFTYSAEVFPLSHREVGMSWAVATCLFWAAVLSITFPLMLARLHAIGAFGMYAGFNIVALVMIFLLLPETKQRTLEELDYIFAVPTRVFMRYQVTKVLPWWIRRWILFQREARLEPLYQFDTVGEPEDNHSSDFGYENDKAKVELKDTIGLTSGVQTTR, via the exons ATGGCGCCGAATCGCGGCGAAGACGATATAGAACG CCTGTCAAGGACCACCAATGAATATCCTTCCAGTTCCATGATAGAACATGCACGGCGTCCTTCAGAAGCTTATGTCAACCTTCATGCAAACATTGAAGCCAA AATCAAGAATCCTCTCTGGGGTCTTCCACGAGCAAGACTTCTagctgatgttgatgactTTTGTCGAAAAAAGGAACTAGAACAGTACCGCCCCCTCATTCGCAAGGGCGCTCTAGTTGCGCAGGATCCCACTGGCTATGAGGATATCGATGGAGACGAAAAGCTTGACGACACAGAGATACAAGCGCTCAGAGACGAAATCCTCCACAAGTGGCGAGTCCCTTTTGTTCTGTACTTGACCGTTGCGACATGTTCCATCGGCGCCGCCGTACAAGGATGGGATCAAACAGGTTCGAATGGAGCGAATTTGGAGTTTCCCTATGCTTTCAATATCGGCAGCGAAAGTATACACGACAAGCTCCTCGTCGGTCTCGTCAACTCTGCCCCTTACATCGGAACAGCCCTGTTTGGCTGTTGGCTTTCGGATCCCCTGAATTCCCGTTGGGGTCGTCGCGGCACGATATTCTTCTCGGCCAACTTCTGTCTCTGGCCTGTCATTGGGAGTGCTTTCTGTAACAGCTGGAGACAGCTTTTTGCGTGTCGTGTATTACTTGGTATTGGAATGGGCACCAAGGCTTCAACAG TCCCCATCTTTGCCGCGGAGAACTCACCTGCCCCGATTCGAGGAGCCTTTGTCATGAGTTGGCAGATGTGGACAGCTTTCGGTATCTTCCTAGGAACATGTGCGAATGTCGCTGTTACGAAAATCGGCCATAACGCCTGGAGATTCCAACTAGGATCAGCGTTCATCCCAGCTGTACCCTTGATGTGCTTGATTTACTTCTGCCCAGAATCGCCGCGTTGGTACATGAAGAAGAACCGTTACCAAGATGCGATGAAATCCCTGTTACGACTACGAAACCACCCGATCCAGGCCGCTCGCGATCTATACTATATCCATGCGCAACTCGAGGTCGAACTGGACTTTATTGGCGAGGCACACTATGCCAAACGTTTTATCGAACTTTTCACCATTCCTCGCGTGCGCCGTGCTACTGTAGCTTCATTCGTCGTTATGATTGCCCAGCAGATGTGTGggatcaacatcatcgcATTCTACTCGACAAGTGTGTTCCGGGATGCAGGCGCCGACGATAACCAAGCTCTGCTGGCATCGATGGGTTTTGGACTGGTTAACTTTGTCTTTGCCTGGCCTGCAATATGGACGATAGACACCTTTGGTCGACGATCTCTGCTACTCTTCACTTTTCCTCAGATGGCATGGACACTACTTGCAGCAGGTCTATGTACTTTGATCCCAGGCACAGGCGGAGCTCACATGGCTTTGGTTGCGTTTTTCGTCTATCTTTTCGCGGCCTTTTACTCACCTGGCGAGGGTCCTGTGCCCTTTACCTACTCGGCTGAAGTGTTTCCTCTGTCGCATCGTGAGGTGGGCATGTCGTGGGCTGTGGCAACGTGCCTTTTCTGGGCGGCAGTGTTGTCTATTACTTTCCCACTGATGTTGGCTAGACTACATGCTATTGGTGCTTTTGGGATGTATGCAGGCTTCAACATTGTTGCGTTGGTTATGATTTTCTTACTGCTACCAGAAACAAAGCAGCGGACACTCGAGGAGCTGGATTACATCTTTGCAGTACCCACTCGTGTCTTTATGAGATATCAAGTTACGAAAGTGCTTCCCTGGTGGATCAGACGATGGATCTTGTTCCAACGAGAAGCAAGACTGGAGCCTCTGTATCAGTTTGACACAGTTGGCGAACCCGAGGATAATCACAGCAGTGACTTTGGCTATGAAAACGACAAGGCAAAAGTTGAATTGAAGGATACAATTGGACTTACGTCAGGTGTTCAGACGACacgatga